The DNA segment TGAGTGAGATGTCATGACACGTTATATCCTAATGATGCAATTTGATATCTCCCCAGGCCAATACACTACACTCGTTAATTCGGATAAGCTCAatattcaaaatattaaaattaaaattaataataataatcgatCTTAATCTTTCTTCACTTcagaatattattttaatttttttgatgagtTCATCCGTATACAATCTGACCCAATAAGTATCTACTTATACGATCATCAAAGCATTGCAGTCCGAATACACTTGTGAAGGCAGCAATGGAGTCGACGTGATATCATAATCACGATCGTAATGCTAAAAGACCGTGGCTGTTGGTCCAACACTCCCGCACCGAGTGGCTCGGACAACGTGGGTGGGCAAAGGCCCTTGTAGCCTCGACATTTGCGCTGGCACGCACCGAACCAATGCCGTCCGATGCGCCCGCCTCCTCCGTGCGTACACAGCGCATTCATGGCAACCCATCACACGCCCAGCATCACCAGAGCTGAGGCAAAGCTCACATCGCGACGTGCCCTCTCGCGTGATGGGCTACAAACGACACGCTAAAGAGAACGAGGGAGTTAATGCTGATTACATTAAGACAAGTATTTTCCAACAGCTCCTTCACATCATCGACATACGAGGAAGGTGATGTCAGTATGTCCACTGCTGGGGGAGCCCCATCTCATGTGCTGGCTGCTGCGGGAGTCCGCTGGGCGGGGTGAGGTGATGTTTCTTTCTCTGATGTGACTGTGCCTGCACCACCCCACTTCGACCGATGAGAGCCTCTGTCGAACACATTTCCTTGGCTTAGGAAGACAGCACCCGCGGAGCTGAAACAAACGCGTCTACTTACCACGACTCAGAACGAAGCCACCGGGGAAGCGTTGCTGCGCTGCGAACTCATCCAGCCTCAGGTTCAATGCTTGCACCACTCGATCAGGAACCAGAACGGTCGAACAGGCTATACCATGGAGGAAGACATGGGAAGCCACCGAGAACAAAGAGAAACAAGACAAACTAGTCTGGACGACAAGAGAATCTGCTAGATTCCGCACTATGTGGCACGCTTACCGGCCCTTTTCCGTCGCTCGAGCATGTTGTCGGCAGTCCGGGGCAGGAAGACGCCGGTGCCGGCGGACTCTTTCCGGGCCCTGGAGTTGTTGAGGAAGACGGCATGCATCCCAGAGGCCGGCAGCGAAGGCGGCCACGCGGAGGAAGATAGGTCCAGTGGCCACCCGGGTTTGCTCTGCCTTTCCCAGGCCGCGCAGAGCTGCTGTTTCATCATTTGCTGCCGCTTCAGGTGATAGAACTAGCAAAGAACACCAGAGGTCAAAGATCGGAGGTGGATAACGCGGTACGAAGAATCAGACGCTCACATAAGCTGCTTGTAGTCGATGACGGGTGAGAACCGGGCCTGAGGCGTAGTATCCTCCGGTGGTGCTCTTCGGCTGGCCAAGCATCCCGTGGTCGTAAAGGCTCTGGCAGCGACCGAGATCGCGGAGCAGGTCGCAGGGCTCGTCCTTGTGCCGCTGCTCCAGCGGAGACGACGAGACCAACGAGGGGCTATCGGGGCTCCTCTTGGTCGACGCGGACCGCAGGCAGAGCGCGGACTGCAGCAAGCGCCCCATGCCCTACCACCCATGTCAGCGGACTCGAGGCCCCTCATGGCTTCGTCGCTAATGAGAAGTTACGGCTTCTTTACGTCATCGTCGTCCTGGGGAAAGCAGCGAGCCATCTGATGGGAGAGCCTGGCCATGTAGTCGCTCTCTGTAACGGGATCACAACCTACGCGGGACTCACAGGGAAAGCGAGACCCTGCGAAGCCCGCGTTGGCTCCTCCCTGGCGGATGCAGTCGCCGCGGAGGAACTCCGAAGGCGGCCAAAGCGCTCCGTCCTCGCACGCGTTCGCCATCAAACACAACCACAACAATAATGGCCAACAACCAAACAAGCAACTCGACGAGCGCTTCCTCGGAAGCGGGTAGTTAAAAGGAGGAGGGAGACTGAGCGATCAAGGAGGAGAAGGGTGGGTTTAGGTTTTGGCCTGCCCTTTCTCTTCTCTTATGGAAGAGATGGCTTTATCAGAACATGGTTGGAAGAGGAAAGTGGAGACGTAGAGGGCGTGGAATATAGGGTTTCCTTTTGTGGGATTAGTAAACTGGAGGACGGACGACGAGGTGAAGAGGAAACCCTAGTTTACATTGGACTCATTAGTTGTCGTGCACCCACCCGACCAACCCGCCACTTTGTCTTGCTTAACATTTAAGCCCCCCTCGCTTGAACGTGATGACCCATTTCACCCTATATCCTCTCTTTCATCTCTAGGGTGTAttattagaaataaaaataatattttttatgctcTAAACGTGTCGAGGAGGAATGCTTTCAGAATTTATTGATTACAATATGATATTTTAGAAAAAGTGAGAAACTGATTAGATGGGATAAGCAAATCCCATGGAGTTTAGTAGATATTTTGGAGTTAACGTGTTACATttttgttttaataaaaaaaagggaTCATTGTGGCCCATAATCATATTGATTTAAGTATAACTCAAAGATAATTCTTATATGGGGGAGTCGGTGGAGATTGTTTCCACTGCCCACTCATTTTTGGAAGCTCCTCATCCAAACAAACCACTAATAAAAGCTTATCATGTGCATTAAAATATACATTTGTGAGCAACCTGACAGCCACACTGCGGTAAAAACTGGAGGCGACGACTCGAAACAGCTTCTCTGCTGCCCAAACCTGAAATTACGTACAAAGACAATTACTTCGTACATAGACAGTAGTATCTTACGACGTGCGAATCGAAGACCCCGAGAAAGAACTGGGAAGTGACACTTCATATGGTGGTTATGCTGACTCCTGTAAGTAGCTAGCACACCGAGACAGCAGTAGCTCTCTAAACACCAACTAGGAATCCAAACAGTGAACATTAGATTAGCTGAAGAAGTAAAGCTTTTGAAAGAAGAGTATCACACTAAAGAATTCTGATACCGTGAAGATACAAATACACAAAAGATTAAACCAGTGAGACCAGAACAGCATGTGCTGCTGTCACAGATTACCATTAGAATATGGTGTGGTCCTCGGATTAGTAAATAATGGGAATATGAgttatttttgttcttctgcGTAAATCAAAACCCAATTCTTAGGAGATACTATATCAAGAAAAGGTGACTTCTTCAAATGGCATTATTAGCTTTTTGAATTATGCTAAATAAAGGTAATCAATCTCATGTCGCTTACTTTCAATCAATTAATCAATCTCTAAAGGCATATTACCTTTTAATCTCATGTTGCCTCCCCTGTTCATCACTTCAATAATAACatctgagattaaaaaaaaagaagaaattattaACATTGAGCTAAAAGACAATAATAACCTTCTCATTACTAATTTTAGTCAAACTATGGTCAATGCTATGGAAGATAAAAGAATAAGAAATCATTAACATTGAGCTAAAAGACACTAATAACCCTCTCATTATTAATTTTAGTCAAACTATGGTCAATGCTATGGACAaaaaaagaaatgcataatgCTGGTGCTCCACATGTAAAATTTAGTGCTCCAAATTAGACCGAAGCTTATGGGCCAACAGAGCTTTGCTATTTCTCCTCTCCACTCCATCCAAAACTAATACACACactgaagagaaaaaaaattccgAGTTTTATGTAATGAGAAGAGGAAGCTGGAAATAATCTACAAAATTGACAAAACGAGCTTCTCTATCAAGAGCTATAGGAAACCGAGCTCGAGCCAGCTGACAAAAAATAAAGACAAGTCCTGCCTGCTCTGCAAAATACGCAAAATATGCAGACCTGGAAAAAAGATCCAGGTCAACTTCAACTAGTCACCCAAGTGTTTAAGTGTAAGAGAAGTGAGTGAAAAGTGCACAGAGCGAGTGGCGCAAAGCAGGCCATTTGGGTCAAGCAGAGTGGTGCAAAGCAATGTTGACGGTTGCAATATAGCATTTCAAAACACTGTTAGGGTCGATGCACATAAGTACGCGAGTCAGTTTAAGAAGGAAAGATCATCGATGAAAGAGTCACAATTGGATGCATGACAAACCAACCTTTCAAATTCAACAACAACAACCCTCACAGTTGAGGGGCGACTACATGAATCTTCTCCCATGACTGAGCACCATATATGACTATATATTCACTTAAATCAAGCACATTCAGATAATCTATCTATCATTGTTCTAATAAAACCAAAGGTAGATGTTTAAGCAATTATGCCATATCAGTCAGAGAACCTACCACTCTAAAAGGGGTCAGTTGAGAGAAGAAGAGTATTCGAGTAAAGATCTAATCAATTTGCAATTTGAGGAGCTCACGAAAGATACAAGTCATGCTGAGTGGTGGGTTAAGCTTGTATATGCAAGCAGCTCACTAGCTATTATGGTTAGAGAGGCCAAACAAAAGATTGTTTGAGCAAATTTAGGAACTGAATTGACCTTGTGAAATATGGTCATAAAAAAATAGACATGAAGGAACATTCCATCGCACCAAATGGTTTTTAAAATACTGTACAGTAAAACACGATTTGGGAGGGGTAACAGAAGGCGACATACTCCAAAGTATGTTAAATcttcaaaggttacttgactgaaAAGCAGCAGC comes from the Musa acuminata AAA Group cultivar baxijiao chromosome BXJ2-8, Cavendish_Baxijiao_AAA, whole genome shotgun sequence genome and includes:
- the LOC103994380 gene encoding uncharacterized protein LOC103994380 isoform X2 yields the protein MGRLLQSALCLRSASTKRSPDSPSLVSSSPLEQRHKDEPCDLLRDLGRCQSLYDHGMLGQPKSTTGGYYASGPVLTRHRLQAAYFYHLKRQQMMKQQLCAAWERQSKPGWPLDLSSSAWPPSLPASGMHAVFLNNSRARKESAGTGVFLPRTADNMLERRKRAACSTVLVPDRVVQALNLRLDEFAAQQRFPGGFVLSRGTVTSEKETSPHPAQRTPAAAST
- the LOC103994380 gene encoding uncharacterized protein LOC103994380 isoform X1, translating into MGRLLQSALCLRSASTKRSPDSPSLVSSSPLEQRHKDEPCDLLRDLGRCQSLYDHGMLGQPKSTTGGYYASGPVLTRHRLQAAYFYHLKRQQMMKQQLCAAWERQSKPGWPLDLSSSAWPPSLPASGMHAVFLNNSRARKESAGTGVFLPRTADNMLERRKRAACSTVLVPDRVVQALNLRLDEFAAQQRFPGGFVLSREALIGRSGVVQAQSHQRKKHHLTPPSGLPQQPAHEMGLPQQWTY